The Alnus glutinosa chromosome 1, dhAlnGlut1.1, whole genome shotgun sequence region TCGGCAGTCTCCATCTGATTCTGATCATTATTAACAATTTAATCATgtaaatcattacttattatCTTGAAGGAAGATCGAGTTTTTCCTTAAGGATACCCTCACAATGTCTTATCTTACACTTTTACTTATTGCACCAATAAAAGGgggggagaaaaagaaaagacaagagtTTCGATATATATCGAAAGTTTGATATATAATTACATGCATTGATCAGAATGTGATTACTGGAAATTTTAACGCATAAATATTAATAAGGTTTTGGCGGGctgtaaaaaaaatgttacatattattttacattCTAGCTTTCAGCATACTCAGCTAATATGTCATGCTCAATTCACCTTTagatcaatattattttttttaaaaaaatcaactataGATTAAGCATGCCACAGCTGAGTATgctgaaaaaatataaaataatctttctaaaaataagaaatttacataaaatctcttattatttttctaactgtctagatttaatttcataattttcatgagaaagagagagagagagttgaattaaatcttacctattaaaaaaaatacaaaaaatctcCTATAGCTTTTTTTACCGTACCAAAGCCAAAACCaaatattgaaataataatGCTACATAGCAGCACTTTATCTGAAATTCATCTTCATGGCACATTTGTTAgagcatcatttttttttttcagataaaTTTCGAATAAAATGTTATTCCTTAGCATTAGCCGTTAAACTAAGATGGTTTATATACTTTTCAAGACATTGTCAGATTCCATTGTAATTAATAAGAGATtcgtaaattttcttttttttgtagatttatatgtccaaattgacataatatatttttgtatatatagtactctCTCCTTTATGATTGTAAAgcaaatattaaaatataaaaaatctcGATCGTCTGAAACAATTGCTTTCatataagagtaatgattcactaccacctaaatatacaactttttaccaccttgtctatgtggcaaggtggtcctccactactttttgagtttttttattttttaaaaataaattaaggtgggggaccaccttgccacataggcaaggtggtgaaaagttgtatatttaggtggtagtgaatcattattcttcaTATAATGTTTAGACTTTCTTTCTTACTCCTACCCTCTCCCCATATAATTACCAATATTGAACTTGTAATTAAGATGGAAACTATGTAATTTGCAAGGTGATAAATGAACTTAATCATGTCCTGCAAAGTTATGATTCGGAAAGTAATCAGTTTTAACGCTAAAATTTCTTTCTTAGGCAAGcgctaattaaattaaattaataattaatataccaATAATATCACTTATACTTTTTATGTAAGGTCTAGACTAGTACTAGTCTAGGATATTGTCATATTTAATCACTAAAGATTTACAGGGTGGACAGCAGAGTGAAAAAGTGTTAGAAAAAGTTTCCCTAGGCctaacaataatttatttatttttgtatttatcttAATCATTAATACTATATTATCCAGAGTAAGTACTCGTGGCACCAACTCCATACACGTGGCTGATTTTCAAGGGAGGGAATACTTTGACTTAAAAACTACAGGTAAGACTCAATAACTTCGTTGCTCAGGTCCCGCATGGCTTTCCTTGTAAAAACCCATACACAAGAAAACAATTGAAATTGACTGTCTTTGCCCCTAATTATGGATTATGACATTATTCAACTGGGAAATCCAATGCATGTCAAAGTTTCACAAAAGCTAATCATATCTCTGCCAAACTTGCTGTACTCTAGCTACTACGTATATACGTAAGCAAAATGGGAATCAAATGGACTGAAAAAGGCTCGAGTTTAATTATAGCTCTTGCATGGTGGCTTAGCTGCAAACTACAGCATgtcttttgtagttttttttttttttctttctctttttttgtgaaaaatttaaaattaaatcttgatcgtttaaaaaatttcaaaaaaatgtgTTGTAGTTTCCTTTATAGCATTTAAGCCAAATCCGACTGTATATCTAGCCTTTGCAGCATTTGACAACCTGGGAATTTTCAGTATCACGGCTATGGAGAGAAAAATGAATTGAATAAGATGACTACCAAAGaacaatgagagagagagagagagaaacagatcACTGCACAAAAGGGTCTATGAAAATTGCcaaaagtaacatatataagttttcttttttctttctttttttaatttaatttctcgGGTCATTAATTACCTGTAAATCCTTCATACAGATCGCTTAAATATTACACAAAAGCACCAGTTTATGCCTGtacatcaaaagaaaaacaatggtGATATTAGCAGCCAAATTGTCTGGTctttaaaagtaaaagaagCTAAGGCATGGAACTATGGATGATAGATATGGGCGATGCATATACATTACCTTAAAAGAAGAAATTGAGAAGGAAAGCGGGCAGATCGAGTCAGAGAGCAGGCTGAGATATATATGGGGATGCCAATGAAAGAAGTGAACAAGAAAACAAGCAGCTCTTTGTACGTATCTCTAAAAATTAAACCTTGGAGAGCTAGCTTATTTATAGGGGGGAAATAGCATTGTGTGTCACAAGGATAAAAGGTATGAACTCCTTGATATATTGACCaacttttttgtatatatatatattattattattaatagtTCGCTATTCATTCTTCTTTATATCGTTTCAAGAGGCACATAATTAGGCTACAAAATTGTATACAATCAAAGAGGTCACTTgcacttcaatttttttccaaattcgtATTTTGAATGAGTTTATATTTAAGTGAGTACACTGATGATGTAATATTcctcattaatatatataattaggttagaaataatattttctttctgTACGAAGACTATCGATCTTataattcataataataataataataataataataataataatagaacgTAGAAGAATATCCGAGTTTAATTAATATCAAACATGCATATTATCAAAAGTGAAGTGTGTTTAATTtatgtttcttcttttatttttctttcttatatgatattaaattaactttgttctttctttcaatttctcttcttttatatataacaaCGTACCTTCAATTTTATTCTATCTGTTTTAATTAGAGacacaaaattatcaaaatggCTGATTGACTCATGGAATCTTATAGTGTCAAGATTTTGAAGTACAATTAACCTACTTAATTTGTATGATATAATTATGTCCAAGTATAACATGGACTGTTGACCTTGGCAATGTGTCAGAGTTGACCAAGAAGTAGACAGATGCAAATAATCAAGATTTTGGTAACTGAAGGCAGTCTCCAAGCTGTACCACACATGCCTCACTATTTACGATATAACTCCCGTTAATAAAGAGTACTCTCGTATACTAAATATtgtgagaaaaaaacaaaactggttgagattttaatttcttttttaatttcaataattAAGTCTTAATGTTTTACTTTAATTTCAGATACGTATTCATAACTTGTTGTCTAATTAATTGATATCAGACTATTAAGTCGATGATACATGACTCATGTTTCACATGCGCCAATTATTTGATCCATGACTAAGCAAATTTaccataaataataattttattttaaataaaataaaattaaaatctaaaaataaaaaaggtgcGGCGGCCGGCTATGAGGAGAAGTTTCACTTTATATACGTCTATGTATTATATATGAGTCACATGTGTCATCAATTTAGTAGTTTGATGTGATACTCTGTCAATTAATTGGACGCTAAGTTGACGGAGATCGAGACCTATTTAAAGCTCAGATAAAATTTAATGACCTAATTGTCgtaaataaaaacctaaaaactaaattaaaatcacaagaaaacctaagaactaattttgatttttccttctatttaatagaaaattttaaatctcAATTACAATTTATCACATCAgtattcaaaatataataaattgataaaatactaatataataaaagctcaactatttaattttcaaatatatgtGGGATTTATAGAATtatacatgtaaaatatttcttgaataaggGCATGCTTGTGGAACCCTTCCTAGCCGCAAGCCTTGAGGGGTACGGGGCCctccaaaatttgaaaaatgtcacaaaatttctaaattttttgctaaatttaaagtattttatGAAATGGACCCCCCATAGTTTTATCCCCAAACGTTTTTCTCCCAACAAGCAACGGCCTAGcgttatatttttggttttttcccGTCTCTTAAAATTCTAGTTTCGCCCCTGTTTATTGAATATTCTAATGCTTTCATCAGCAGTTAAAacgtgattttatttttttcttagagAAGGATGTGAGTAGGACTCCCTCCGATCCCCTAACAACTTGCTCGGATGGGCACAATGCTAAGGAGGAGGAGAGCTCATTGAGGCCCTCTCACAGCCCCTGCCCGATTCTAAGTAGtagggaaaattttaagaatCCTCAATTGCAAAGAATTAATCCTTATCCTTCTAAGCCACCTACATATCCAATCATAGCAGCTATTATGTACGGATTAGATTTATCATTGTTCTTTGGACACCGGTTTCCCTGTAATTAGTGTTCATAATTTAATCATACAtgaaagacccaaaaaaaaagcagaaaatgCTTAATAAGTAACTTAGAAGATTCTGACATTTTACATAAAAATGGTTAAGTAATTTGTTACACATTGAAAATTCTCAGATAAATGGAGAATTATGTCCGCAAGCACTAGTACATGTTTGACTATGTACAAAACACCCAAAATTCTGATATATTTTCATACAAACCCTTCTTTTCTTTATGTTCGAGCTTTCATACAAACCTTCATAAGCACTactacataaatatatataccttttatATGCATAATATCGTAATCATACAACCCTACTTCAGTAGTACTCATCctcatcctcttcctcttcctccaaGCCGCTCAAACGCCAACGTACTCTGGTGTCACGTGCCAATAACAACTCCACAAAATCTTGGTGTTATTGCCCGTTCAAACGAGAGACTTCGCTCTCATAATTTGCACCATCGTTGTCAACATGAATGTGCGAGCCGTTTATGTGGATCTCCACGTGCTCAGGTGGCATCATCTCCGACATGTCTGACCCCACCATTCCGTGCTGTTGGCAACATCAAAAAGGTTTTCTTAGACTTAATTGCACACTACAAACTCAAAAAgtaccccccccaaaaaaaatggGTGTTTTGAAAGTTAGTCCGGTTATTACTTGGTGAAAGAGATTTTGTTTAGTAGGACAAACCTTTGAAAAAACCATAAGAGAAATCattttcttaagaaaaattGTGGGCTGAAAAGGCCAAAGGCAAGTCAGATGTTACAACCCCAATACACATACATACAGATGGGCTAACCCCAAGCCATGAGTTTAATGCTGGGCCGGAGCAGCCTGTGGACTATTTCGAAGTCCTTTTGCAACACGACCCAAAAACAAAGGGCCCTTTGCCAATCCGTTACCAACTattgtttttataaattgcaagaaGTAAacgtaaaataaaataaaaaacctggATTTGGGGGAATAAAGTCGGTGACAAGAGGGCGGTGGAGTGGTTCCCCGTTGAGTTGTACCCCTGAGACCACGCTGAGAGGCTTCCGTCACTCATGCTTCGTGGATCCGCGTTCGAGTTGGTTCCTTGAGGAAACGGATCATATACCGTCGATGATAGCTCCCTGTTAAATGTAAGTCTAAAATCATTTGATATGGTGCTCCGATGCTGAATTTATCCACAAAAGAGTGCCCCTAGAATCCTAGTATTGGGCTTAAACTATAGAACAAAACATATCTTATGTTTAATCACCTGTTTTTGTAGTTTAATACCAGTCTCAAATTTTGTGTTTACATTCTTTTCATTCCAAACCTCAATTGTCACATGTCACAGTCATATAATTAATACCCGTACCAAGAAATCCTATGACCCTTATCATAAATCACTGTCTTAATTAGATTTTATCGAATTGAAATGAGTTTGATACGAGTATGAAAGCAGTAAATCTTGAATGGGAGAGGAATAAAGTAGGTTAGAAAATCCTTGTAACAAAGGACGGATTATTTTTGCTAATTTGCTATATTTCATAGCCACCCTTTGTCAATTTGACAATTAAGATATAGTAAATAATCATCGCAAACGTTTCCGACACTGCCACCTTCGATGCACACCCCTAATACCTAACACAATGCGCATGTTACATCCTAGCGAATTAATTTAGAATTGAAGAGAGAATAAGGTGGTGTTTTGAATTGATCTTTCTGTCATGAAAGAAACTATAAATAGGATTGAAGAATGGTCATcgatcatcaacatagattttaAAGTGACAACTGAGGAGTTTAAACATATAATTAAGAAACATAGATCTTTGTAGAGCATGCTTTAAAGGGCTAGTCTCGAATATTGTAGCTTACCTAAGTTGATTCAGAGAAGTAGATGCTTCAAAAATGTGTCCATGGCTGTGACCACCATCGGGCAACCAACTGACGACTTCATTCGCGAAAGAGGCCGGCATTCCTTGCTAttaatccaagaaaactcaaaATTCATTTATGctaattatttcataaatattactCCTATTAAACTTTTCTCTGGCTTAATTACCTGCATACTGGATGGATCATAAGTTGATAACTGGTTGTTCAGCAAATATTCCTACAAAACGTTTGATAAAAATGGGGAGTTTAGATCAAATATTAGGaacaattaatttatttattatttttttttttttgtctgcaaCAAATAAACACAGCTTACCAACCTTTCTCTGCATGACACGCGCCATGGTGTCAACAAGATTTTTCTCACAGGATTCTATCTCTCTGTTGGATGTGATCTTCAGTGGGTCAGGCTCATATACCCTATTTTCATAGCactgaagaaaattattttaactaaaaatataGTATTAGAACAAAAGCTTTTATTCCCAAACTTTTAGAGGACCTAATCTGTTCTTCAGCCATTTGGAGTTGCTGCTGTAATCTAACAATTTCCTGTTGGAGTTCCTAGAATAAGAAAGATTAACAAAAGtcaaaaatcctttttttttttttttttttggttggggaGAGGGGGGGAATTCACAATATATCTCTGTCTTACCTCAATGTTGGAGTTAACAGCAGCAGGACTTTTTTGAAGCATCGGTAATGCATATCATTAGTGGGGGGGGAAAGACAGAGAAAAGCATTTAGATCATTCAAATAtcattctttaaaaattatatgcaCAAAATGAGATTAGAGAGAGGGTCGTGACAAACTTGGCAATTTGAAGAGCGATGTCGTTTTCACCCCTTAGTTGCTGTAAGGTCCTAAGCAAATACTGCTGCAGTACAACACTAAAGTTTCATCAATATTTATCTTGAATTTTTCACAAAGAGTGTCTTGTCTTCCTAACATTAGAAAAACGACAAATTTGAACACTAGAAAAACGTTGTCTTAATTACCTCTTTGTTTTGGATGTCACTGCAAAAGGGAAATTAATGAGTTATTATATATCCGATTGTGCCACACATAACAAAGATTTAAATACGGAAACTACACTTACCGTTTTCAATTTATCACCCAATTTGTAATGTCCCTTCAATCTTTCTATGGGTTGCAGTGTCCTCCTTCCCAACcaaaaatgacaataataccctctataaagtaaaaaattcacaaaaaacaaaaaaaaatacccaacaacattttttttatactttttttttttcaaaaaaaaaatatatttttttttttgtttttttaatgcaagatatttttgtcattttgagggTGGAAATGAGACATTGCAACCCTAATGATAAATGAGTAGAGCACAttaatcaaatttaaaagattGAAAAGACATTGCAACAAGAGTGATAGAGGCAGAGGACTAAAAGTAGTTTCCCATTTGAAAAAGATtaacagaaggaaaaggattTGAGAGAATACCAATGCCTGCCTTTCCCAACAACAGCTCTGCAACAAATAAATCAACGAATTAAGTT contains the following coding sequences:
- the LOC133866575 gene encoding agamous-like MADS-box protein AGL104 produces the protein MGRVKLEIKRIENNTNRQVTFSKRRNGLIKKAYELSILCDIDIALIMFSPSGRLSHFSGKRRIEDVFTRFLNLPDQEREQAVVGKGRHCDIQNKEQYLLRTLQQLRGENDIALQIANPAAVNSNIEELQQEIVRLQQQLQMAEEQIRVYEPDPLKITSNREIESCEKNLVDTMARVMQRKEYLLNNQLSTYDPSSMQQGMPASFANEVVSWLPDGGHSHGHIFEASTSLNQLRELSSTVYDPFPQGTNSNADPRSMSDGSLSAWSQGYNSTGNHSTALLSPTLFPQIQHGMVGSDMSEMMPPEHVEIHINGSHIHVDNDGANYESEVSRLNGQ